The region AGCGTTCCTGCATGACCATCGGCGCCCGCACCCGCACCACCGACGTCCTCTGGGCCGACATCACCGACATCTACGCCGCCGTCCTGGCCCACCCGTTCGTCACCGGCCTCACCGACGGGACCCTGCCCCACGAGGCGTTCCGGCACTACATCGTCCAGGACGCGCACTACCTGCGTGGCTACGCGAAGGCGTTGGCGGTCTGTGCGGCGAAGGCGCCCGACGAGCACGACCTGGCCATGTTCGCGGCGCACGCGGGCGGGGCGATCGCCGCGGAGCAGGAGCTGCACGCGGACCTGCTCGGCGGGCTCGGGCTGACCTCCGAGCAGGCCGCGGCGGAGCCCGTCGCGCCGGCGACCCGGGCCTACGTCAGCTACCTGCTGGCGACCGCGTACTCCGGCTCGTACGCCGAGGCCGTCGCCGCCGTGCTGCCCTGCTACTGGATCTACGCGCGGGTCGGCGAGCACCTGCTGGAGCAGGGGTCGCCGGACCCGCTGTACTCGCGCTGGATCGCCACGTACGGCGGCGGGGACTTCCAGGCCGTCGTCGACGCGGTGCTCGCCGCGACGGACCGGATCGGCGAGGGCCTCTCGGAGCGCGAGCTCGCCCGCATGCGGGAGCACTTCACGACGACCTCGCGCTACGAGTGGATGTTCTGGGACGCGGGCTACCGCCAGGAGCGCTGGCCCGTCTGAGCGGCGCCGGCCCCGCGGCTCAGCGGCGGTCGAGGCTGTCCGGGATGACCAGGTGCAGCAGGAAGCCGACGACCGCGACGATCACCGCACCCCAGAAGCCCGGCCAGAACCCGGCGATGTGGAAGGGCAGGCCGACGTTGCTGCTGAGCGTCCCGACGAGCCAGAACAGCAGCGCGTTGACCACCAGCCCGAACAGCCCGAGCGTCAGGACGTAGAGCGGGCAGCTCAGCACCTGGATCACCGGCTTGAGCACGGCGTTGACGATGCCGAAGATCAGGGCGACGACGACCAGCGTGCCCAGCCGGGCCTGGGTCGTCGCCCCGCCGAGGGAGATGCCGTCGACCAGGATCGTGGCGATCCAGAGGGCCACCGCGACGACGACGACCCGGATGACGAAGGCCAGGATCGGGGATCCCGGCCGGTCCGTGTAGGTCATTCCACCACCGCCTGGTTGACGAGGACCCGCAGCTGCGAGCGGATCGGATAGGTACTGGAGGGCATCAGCTGGGTCATGAAGACCCCGGTGATCTCCTCGACCGGGTCGACGTAGAACGCGGTGCTGGCCAGGCCGCCCCAGGCGTACTCGCCCAGGCTGCCGAAGGCCTTGCCCGCGGCGGGGTCGACCACCACCGAGAAGCCGAGGCCGAACCCGACGCCCTGGAACGCGGACTCGGCGAAGATGGGCCGGCCGAAGGCCTCGAGGTCCGCGTTGCCGGGCAGGTGGTTGCGGGTGGCGTAGGCCAGCGTGCGCGGGCCGAGGATCCGGACGCCGTCGAGCTCCCCGCCGCGGGCCAGCATCTGGGTGAAGCGGTGGTAGTCGTGCAGCGTCGACGCGAGACCCCCGCCGCCGGAGAGCAGCGTGGGCTCGCGGGTGATCGCGTCCCCCATCGCGCTGCTGCGGACGAGCCCGCCACCGGGCTTCGGGACGTAGAGGCCGGCCAGGCGCGACAGGTCGTCCGGCTCGCTGACGTGGAAGGACGTGTCCGTCATCCCGAGCGGGCCGAGGATGCGCTGGGCGAAGAACGCGTCCAGGGACTGGCCGGAGGCGACCTCGACGACGCGGCCGAGCACGTCCGTCGCGACCGAGTAGTTCCACTCGGTGCCCGGCTGGAACAACAGGGGGATGCTCGCGTAGCCCTCGCAGGCGGCGGCGAGGTCCTGGCCGCGCGGGGCGCCGAACTCGTAGCCCTTGCCGCGGTACATCTCGTCGACCGGGTGGGCGTGGTGGAAGCCGTAGGTGAGTCCGGCGGTGTGCGTGAGCAGGTGCCAGACGCGGATCGGCTCGGTGGCCGCCTCGGTGCCGGGGTTCAGCGCGGAGCCGGACCTGTAGACCCGCATGTCCGCGAACGCCGGGATGTAGCGGGAGATCGGGTCGGTGAGCTCGAGCGCGCCCTCCTCCCACAGCATCAGCGCCGCGACGGAGGTGATCGGCTTGGTCATCGAGTAGATGCGCCAGATCGTGTCGTCGGTGACGGGCAGGGCCGCGTCGATGTCGCGCAGGCCGTGGTGGCTCACGTGCACGACCTTGCCGCGGCGGGCGATCGCGACGGACCACCCCGCGAGCTTCGCCTCGTCCACGTAGCGCCGGAAGTGGGTGTCGATCCGGCCGAGCCGGGCGGCGTCCATCCCGACCTCGGCGGCCTCCGCCTCGATCTTCAGTGCGGTCACCCGGCCGACCCTACCCGGGTATCAGCCCTAGGAAACGAGGACGCGCATCATGGAGCCATAACGCGATTCCAGGGCCCGAAAAGTCGCATTGTGGCTCCATAACGCGAAAATCAGGGTGGGGTGAGGACGGCCCGGCCCAGCCATCTCGTGGCCAGGAGGGCGAGTTCGACGTCCAGGCGGCCGTCGGCCAGCGGCCGGCCGCGCTCCTGCTCCGCCCGGCTCACCCGGTACTTCACCGAGTTCTTGTGCATCGTCAGCCGCTCCGCGGCGGTCGTGTAGCTCCCGCCGCTCGTGAGGAAAACCCGCAGCGTCTCGCGCAGCCGGGCGTGCTGCGGGTCGTCCAGGGCCAGCCCGCCGAGCGTGTCCGCGACCCAGGACCGGGCGGCCTCGAGGTCCCCGCACAGCAGCGACACCGCGCCGACGTCGGCGAACGCGGTGGCGACGTCCGCCTCCGCCCCGGCGACGAGCGCGACGGACTGGGCGCGGACGGCTTGGCGGTGGCTCGCCCGGAAGCCCGCGATCCCGGCGCCGGGATCGCCGAACGCCAACCGGGCGGAGGGGTCCAGCTCGCGGACGACCGCCCCGACGGCGGCCGGGTCCGGCGGCGCGGAACGACCGACGGGCAGCCAGGCCCAGGCCGTCGCGTGGTCGTAGGCGACCGACAGCGGCCGGCTCCGGCAGCCGAGCTGCTCCGCCAGCGCCCCGGCCAGGCGTTCCGGCCCGGCCAGCTCCCCCTCCGTCGACCAGGCCACGACGGCCAGGTGCCGCCCGCGCAGCGCGTAGCCGAGGACCCCCTCCAGCGCGTCGACGTCCAGCGGCCCCGTCCCGTCGAGCGTGCCGTCGAGCAGGGCACGGATCCGTCCCGCGCGCAGCGTGTTGCGGTTGGCGAGCCAGCGCTCGCGCTCCTCCTCGTAGACCTCGGCGACCTGCTGGGAGATCCAGTCGACGTAGCCGAAGGTGTCCGCGACCATCCGGCGCACCACCCCGAGTGCGGTGGCCGGGTCCTCGTCGCGCCGGTCCAGCTCCTCGAACGTCCAGGCCAGCAGCCGGTCGTGACCGAGCCGGTAGGCGCGCAGCAGGGCGTTGACCGGGACCCCGCGCTGGGCGAGCCGGCGCGCGTACTCGAACGCGGCCGAGGGCGGTTCGACGTGCTCCGCGGGGATG is a window of Pseudonocardia sp. T1-2H DNA encoding:
- the tenA gene encoding thiaminase II, producing the protein MTIGARTRTTDVLWADITDIYAAVLAHPFVTGLTDGTLPHEAFRHYIVQDAHYLRGYAKALAVCAAKAPDEHDLAMFAAHAGGAIAAEQELHADLLGGLGLTSEQAAAEPVAPATRAYVSYLLATAYSGSYAEAVAAVLPCYWIYARVGEHLLEQGSPDPLYSRWIATYGGGDFQAVVDAVLAATDRIGEGLSERELARMREHFTTTSRYEWMFWDAGYRQERWPV
- a CDS encoding phage holin family protein, with protein sequence MTYTDRPGSPILAFVIRVVVVAVALWIATILVDGISLGGATTQARLGTLVVVALIFGIVNAVLKPVIQVLSCPLYVLTLGLFGLVVNALLFWLVGTLSSNVGLPFHIAGFWPGFWGAVIVAVVGFLLHLVIPDSLDRR
- a CDS encoding serine hydrolase domain-containing protein — its product is MTALKIEAEAAEVGMDAARLGRIDTHFRRYVDEAKLAGWSVAIARRGKVVHVSHHGLRDIDAALPVTDDTIWRIYSMTKPITSVAALMLWEEGALELTDPISRYIPAFADMRVYRSGSALNPGTEAATEPIRVWHLLTHTAGLTYGFHHAHPVDEMYRGKGYEFGAPRGQDLAAACEGYASIPLLFQPGTEWNYSVATDVLGRVVEVASGQSLDAFFAQRILGPLGMTDTSFHVSEPDDLSRLAGLYVPKPGGGLVRSSAMGDAITREPTLLSGGGGLASTLHDYHRFTQMLARGGELDGVRILGPRTLAYATRNHLPGNADLEAFGRPIFAESAFQGVGFGLGFSVVVDPAAGKAFGSLGEYAWGGLASTAFYVDPVEEITGVFMTQLMPSSTYPIRSQLRVLVNQAVVE
- a CDS encoding PucR family transcriptional regulator, yielding MPPSSTDLRSAPERVGECVVSIAARLGAQVVEVTMDLRHVLSTEISELDGDPRIVELLGASIEGNVATILHMLQHDIPAEHVEPPSAAFEYARRLAQRGVPVNALLRAYRLGHDRLLAWTFEELDRRDEDPATALGVVRRMVADTFGYVDWISQQVAEVYEEERERWLANRNTLRAGRIRALLDGTLDGTGPLDVDALEGVLGYALRGRHLAVVAWSTEGELAGPERLAGALAEQLGCRSRPLSVAYDHATAWAWLPVGRSAPPDPAAVGAVVRELDPSARLAFGDPGAGIAGFRASHRQAVRAQSVALVAGAEADVATAFADVGAVSLLCGDLEAARSWVADTLGGLALDDPQHARLRETLRVFLTSGGSYTTAAERLTMHKNSVKYRVSRAEQERGRPLADGRLDVELALLATRWLGRAVLTPP